From the Ostrinia nubilalis chromosome 8, ilOstNubi1.1, whole genome shotgun sequence genome, one window contains:
- the LOC135074049 gene encoding meiosis-specific nuclear structural protein 1-like, giving the protein MEGKTELQRNFIAEARRKELESFQRALDIQWLNSRMEDGRMGRCLALIQREAEMEKDFQERTDHAAIVNARAQKETALGIEVAKVRREEACELLRRHYLRERDPSLRELFKKLQAGYVCRDLRQQIQNNEYKRLQDKAEEQHANFVLRNALYNDHEAKEREEREKMERNSRYCKELQQQLVNRQRQKQCQYEDSLIEKKMLDEIMRTISDEDKRELQQKHDQMEKMRREMVTFQKAREAWRQKQKQMVVIEERQIEQQRQAVADRSSAIIAERERKMRMKEELNQKIAAKILADEAARQDRENIIKMLQEQEFLEKNVQDDIAARAKQERVRTDTKSALTGQMDTRKRLAQEQREREAEFRKESEAKMAAENEKEREKQRKKKEKNRAYSTELLKQIQSNAARREKDRVLEENRAKQVWDHDKNWRSEVAQEREKIVEEHVPYLLGYLQAGVVKPEDLPAVQRGAAQHDELKTLDVASLVSARKAKTHPKCNKQCRIIREY; this is encoded by the exons ATG GAGGGAAAAACGGAGTTACAAAGGAACTTCATCGCGGAAGCCCGCCGCAAAGAGCTGGAGTCGTTCCAGCGAGCCCTGGACATCCAATGGCTAAACAGCCGGATGGAAGACGGCAGGATGGGCCGGTGCCTGGCTCTCATACAACGCGAGGCTGAGATGGAGAAGGATTTTCAGGAG AGAACTGACCATGCAGCAATAGTCAATGCCAGGGCACAAAAAGAGACAGCCCTCGGCATCGAGGTAGCCAAGGTCCGTCGGGAGGAGGCCTGCGAACTCCTACGGAGGCACTACTTGCGGGAGAGAGACCCCAGCTTGAGGGAGCTGTTTAAGAAGTTGCAGGCTGGATATGTCTGCCGAGATCTGAGACAGCAGATTCAGAATAATGAGTACAAGAGACTGCAGGACAAG GCAGAAGAACAACACGCCAACTTCGTTCTCCGCAACGCTCTGTACAACGATCACGAAGCTAAAGAGAGGGAAGAAAGAGAGAAGATGGAAAGAAATAGCCGATACTGCAAGGAGTTACAGCAGCAGTTAGTCAACAGGCAGCGCCAGAAACAGTGCCAATATGAAGACTCGCTGATTGAGAAGAAGATGTTGGATGAGATCATGAGGACCATATCTGATGAGGATAAGAG AGAACTCCAACAGAAGCACGACCAAATGGAGAAGATGCGGCGCGAGATGGTGACTTTCCAGAAGGCGAGAGAAGCGTGGCGGCAGAAACAGAAGCAGATGGTCGTCATCGAGGAGCGGCAGATCGAGCAGCAGAGGCAGGCCGTTGCTGACAGAAGCTCTGCTAT AATTGCCGAAAGGGAGCGCAAGATGCGTATGAAGGAAGAACTGAACCAGAAAATTGCTGCCAAAATATTAGCAGATGAG GCAGCCCGTCAAGACCGCGAGAACATAATAAAGATGCTTCAAGAACAAGAGTTCTTAGAAAAGAACGTCCAAGACGATATCGCCGCGCGTGCCAAACAGGAGCGAGTGCGAACGGATACCAAATCGGCTCTTACGGGTCAGATGGATACCAGGAAGCGACTGGCGCAAGAACAGAGGGAGAGAGAGGCTGAGTTTAGGAAGGAG AGCGAAGCAAAAATGGCCGCTGAAAACGAGAAAGAGCGCGAAAAACAgcgaaagaagaaagaaaagaacCGAGCTTATTCCACCGAACTACTAAAACAGATTCAGAGTAACGCCGCGCGCCGCGAGAAAGACCGCGTCTTGGAGGAGAACCGCGCCAAGCAAGTGTGGGACCACGACAAGAACTG GCGTTCAGAAGTAGCCCAAGAACGCGAGAAGATCGTCGAAGAACACGTGCCCTACCTACTCGGCTATCTCCAGGCCGGCGTGGTCAAGCCCGAGGACTTGCCCGCCGTCCAGCGCGGCGCCGCACAGCATGACGAGCTGAAGACGCTGGATGTGGCTTCCCTGGTGTCAGCGAGGAAGGCTAAGACGCATCCGAAGTGCAACAAGCAGTGCAGGATCATCAGGGAGTACTAA